A single Roseivivax sp. THAF197b DNA region contains:
- a CDS encoding sugar kinase, with product MPDILCLGEPLLEFNHLGGADWRQGFGGDVSNVAVAAARQGASAGLLTRVGADRFGISLEEMLRAEGVDTTHVARDEDAPTGLYFVTHGEAGHEFAYRRKGSAASRMTPEDLPPDLSGTRILHLSGITQAISESARATADAAMDLARQSGARVSYDPNLRLALWPIEVARPTILRALASCDIALPGLDDARVLLEMDDPEDILRSIQDMGPAIVALTMGRDGVLLGADGEMHHVSSPTVDAVDATGAGDCFDGAFIARLVAGDTPLDAARYATQAAALSTLGYGAVGPIPNSQAVRDAMKRAEPRRPAGAT from the coding sequence ATGCCGGATATTCTCTGCCTCGGGGAACCGCTTCTCGAGTTCAATCACCTGGGCGGCGCGGACTGGCGACAGGGCTTCGGCGGCGATGTGTCCAATGTTGCCGTCGCCGCGGCGCGACAGGGCGCATCGGCGGGCCTGCTGACCCGGGTCGGCGCTGATCGCTTCGGCATCTCTCTGGAGGAGATGTTGCGGGCGGAAGGTGTGGATACCACCCATGTGGCGCGCGACGAGGACGCGCCCACGGGGCTCTACTTCGTGACCCATGGCGAGGCTGGCCACGAATTCGCCTATCGCCGCAAGGGCTCGGCCGCGTCGCGTATGACACCCGAGGATCTGCCGCCCGACTTGTCCGGAACGCGCATCCTTCATCTGTCGGGCATTACCCAGGCAATTTCCGAAAGCGCGCGGGCGACGGCGGATGCGGCGATGGATCTGGCGCGCCAAAGTGGTGCTCGCGTGTCCTACGACCCCAATCTCCGCCTCGCCCTTTGGCCGATAGAGGTCGCGCGACCGACGATATTGCGCGCATTGGCATCCTGCGACATCGCCTTGCCGGGGCTGGACGATGCCCGCGTGCTTCTGGAAATGGACGATCCCGAGGACATTCTGCGGAGCATCCAAGACATGGGCCCGGCCATCGTCGCGCTGACCATGGGCCGGGACGGCGTTTTACTTGGCGCAGATGGCGAGATGCACCATGTCTCAAGCCCGACAGTCGATGCGGTCGATGCCACCGGTGCCGGCGATTGTTTCGATGGTGCGTTTATCGCGCGCCTCGTCGCGGGCGATACGCCGTTGGACGCGGCAAGATACGCCACACAGGCCGCGGCCTTGTCGACCTTGGGCTACGGAGCCGTTGGGCCGATACCGAATTCGCAAGCTGTCCGGGATGCAATGAAAAGAGCAGAGCCACGCCGACCGGCAGGTGCAACCTGA
- a CDS encoding LuxR C-terminal-related transcriptional regulator, translated as MDELTALAFSHAPIGMIYSEDRVIRCCNPKFAEMFDYDTDALHGASLSMLYPSDAEFERIGALGAQQMAGNGRYADERIMRRRSGALFWCRVRGQSLTPETPFAKAVWTFADLSELRPAVDLTTRERQVAKMMAEGSTAKEIAHGLGISPRTVEVHRGNLMRKMGARNGLELVARLAGIPVLN; from the coding sequence ATGGATGAGTTGACCGCGCTTGCCTTCAGCCACGCGCCCATCGGGATGATCTATTCCGAGGATCGCGTCATCCGGTGCTGCAATCCGAAATTCGCCGAGATGTTCGACTACGACACTGACGCTCTGCATGGCGCGTCGTTATCGATGCTCTATCCGTCGGATGCCGAGTTCGAGAGGATCGGCGCGCTCGGTGCGCAGCAGATGGCGGGCAACGGACGATATGCCGACGAACGCATCATGCGTCGCCGCTCGGGCGCGCTCTTCTGGTGCCGGGTTCGCGGGCAGTCGCTGACCCCGGAAACCCCCTTCGCGAAAGCAGTCTGGACCTTCGCGGATCTGTCCGAGCTGCGTCCTGCTGTCGATTTGACGACGCGTGAGCGGCAAGTGGCGAAGATGATGGCCGAGGGGTCCACCGCCAAGGAAATCGCCCATGGGCTGGGGATCTCGCCGCGCACCGTCGAAGTGCACCGCGGGAACCTCATGAGAAAGATGGGGGCGCGCAACGGTCTGGAACTCGTGGCGCGTCTTGCTGGTATCCCGGTTCTGAATTGA
- a CDS encoding acetyl-CoA acetyltransferase, whose amino-acid sequence MNAHIVGWGHTPFGAHRDVSFEDLIINAGREALDHAGLAAGDVDAVWIGHFNNGLVPDAFPASLALGIDPAMRFIPATRVENACASGSAAIYAARDAIASGRIRTALVLGAEKMTGRDTQGVTEALAGASYQAEEAGVSFPQIFARFAQSYFQAYGDQSEALARIAAKNHSNALANPLAHLRKNIGFAACNTVSEKNPMIAAPLRMTDCSLISDGAAALVLAADDTIAEFPRAVGFRAAVQMNDVLPMSRRDLTELTAARHTFTKAYEAAGITVDDLDLAEVHDCFTIAELLIYEAMGLAPKGKAAALLAEGATAKDGRLPINLSGGLKAKGHPVGATGVSMHVLAARQVTGTADAMQVPGAELAAVFNMGGSGVANYCSILEAVA is encoded by the coding sequence ATGAACGCACATATCGTGGGCTGGGGGCATACGCCATTCGGCGCGCATCGGGACGTGAGCTTCGAGGACCTGATCATTAACGCCGGGCGCGAGGCCCTGGATCATGCGGGGCTCGCGGCGGGCGATGTGGATGCCGTCTGGATCGGTCATTTCAACAACGGCTTGGTGCCCGACGCCTTTCCGGCCTCGCTGGCCTTGGGGATCGATCCCGCGATGCGGTTCATCCCGGCAACGCGTGTGGAGAATGCCTGCGCTTCGGGTTCGGCGGCGATCTATGCCGCGCGCGATGCGATTGCCTCGGGCCGCATCAGGACGGCGCTCGTGCTTGGGGCCGAGAAGATGACGGGCCGGGACACGCAAGGCGTGACCGAAGCGCTTGCCGGCGCATCCTACCAGGCCGAGGAAGCCGGGGTCTCGTTCCCGCAGATTTTCGCGCGCTTCGCGCAAAGCTATTTTCAGGCCTATGGCGACCAGTCAGAGGCGTTGGCACGGATCGCCGCCAAGAACCATTCCAACGCGCTCGCCAATCCACTGGCGCATCTGCGCAAGAATATCGGGTTCGCCGCCTGCAATACCGTCTCCGAGAAGAACCCGATGATCGCGGCCCCGCTGCGCATGACCGATTGCTCCCTGATCAGCGACGGGGCAGCCGCGCTGGTTCTGGCCGCAGACGACACGATCGCGGAGTTTCCACGTGCCGTGGGGTTTCGGGCTGCCGTGCAAATGAACGACGTCCTGCCGATGTCGCGCCGCGACCTGACCGAGCTGACTGCCGCGCGGCACACATTTACAAAAGCCTACGAGGCCGCAGGTATCACGGTCGATGATCTCGATCTTGCGGAGGTCCATGACTGTTTCACTATCGCGGAGTTGCTGATCTATGAAGCGATGGGCTTGGCCCCGAAGGGCAAGGCCGCCGCGCTTCTGGCCGAGGGGGCGACCGCAAAAGACGGGCGCCTGCCGATCAACCTCTCGGGTGGGCTCAAGGCCAAGGGGCATCCTGTCGGCGCGACCGGCGTCTCCATGCATGTTCTGGCCGCACGTCAGGTCACCGGCACGGCAGATGCGATGCAGGTGCCCGGGGCGGAACTGGCCGCGGTGTTCAATATGGGCGGCTCAGGCGTTGCGAATTACTGCTCGATCCTCGAGGCCGTGGCATGA
- a CDS encoding IlvD/Edd family dehydratase: MTRKKTDLRSRQWFDNLDDPEMTALYIERYLNYGLTLDELRSGKPIIAIAQTGSDLAPCNRHHIELAKRVRDGIISAGGVPLEVPCHPIQETGKRPTAMLDRNLTYLGLVEALYGYPIDGVVLMVGCDKTTPALLMAAATVGIPALALSVGPMLNGWHKGKRAGSGSVIWQARQQLAAGEIDAEEFLEIAASSAPSVGYCNTMGTATTMNSLAEALGMQLPGAAAIPAPYRERGQISWHTGQRIVEMVHEDLRPSAIMTRESFENAVVVCSALGGSTNAPIHLNAIAAHLGLPLGNDDWERLGYEIPLLVNLQPVGTYLGEDFHRAGGVPAVIGTLLRAGLLPHPDAMTATGRTLAEIYGDAQIEDADVIRTVEAPMLKNAGFLNLGGNLFDSAIMKTSAISEEFRKRYLENPDDPMAFECTAAVYDGPEDFHARIDDPAGDLKADTVLVMRGAGPLGYPGGAEVVNMRPPSYLIKQGIRALPCIGDGRQSGTSGSASILNAAPEAAAGGGLALLRTGDRVRVDLNTRRVDMLVPAEEIDRRRAELDAQGGYPSPESQSPWQDIFREKVQSFERGATLEGATKHIDIAAKHALRNNH; the protein is encoded by the coding sequence ATGACCCGCAAGAAAACCGACCTCAGATCCCGTCAGTGGTTCGACAACCTGGACGACCCCGAGATGACCGCGCTCTATATCGAGCGGTATCTCAATTACGGGCTCACCCTCGACGAGCTGCGCTCGGGCAAGCCGATCATCGCCATCGCACAGACCGGCAGCGATCTTGCGCCCTGCAATCGGCATCACATCGAACTGGCCAAGCGCGTGCGCGACGGCATCATTTCCGCAGGCGGCGTGCCGCTCGAGGTGCCATGCCATCCGATCCAGGAAACCGGCAAACGGCCCACCGCGATGCTCGACCGCAACCTGACCTATCTCGGGCTGGTCGAGGCACTCTACGGCTATCCGATCGACGGCGTCGTGCTGATGGTGGGCTGCGACAAGACCACGCCCGCCCTTCTCATGGCGGCGGCGACTGTGGGCATCCCGGCGCTGGCGCTCTCCGTCGGGCCGATGCTGAACGGCTGGCACAAGGGCAAGCGCGCCGGCTCCGGGTCGGTGATCTGGCAGGCGCGCCAGCAACTCGCAGCTGGTGAGATCGATGCAGAGGAATTCCTGGAGATCGCCGCCTCTTCCGCGCCGTCGGTGGGCTACTGCAACACCATGGGCACGGCGACCACGATGAACTCGCTCGCCGAGGCACTGGGAATGCAGCTTCCCGGTGCTGCGGCTATCCCGGCCCCCTACCGTGAACGCGGCCAGATCTCCTGGCACACCGGTCAGCGGATCGTCGAGATGGTGCATGAGGACCTGCGCCCTTCTGCGATCATGACACGCGAGTCCTTCGAAAACGCCGTGGTGGTGTGTTCCGCCCTTGGCGGCTCTACCAACGCGCCAATCCACCTGAACGCAATCGCGGCGCATCTGGGCCTGCCGCTCGGCAACGACGATTGGGAACGGTTGGGCTACGAGATCCCGCTTCTGGTCAACCTGCAACCAGTGGGGACCTACCTCGGAGAGGATTTCCACCGCGCCGGGGGCGTGCCTGCCGTGATCGGGACACTTCTGCGCGCCGGGCTTCTTCCCCACCCCGATGCCATGACCGCCACGGGCCGCACATTGGCCGAGATCTACGGCGACGCACAGATCGAGGACGCGGACGTCATTCGCACGGTCGAGGCCCCGATGCTGAAAAATGCAGGCTTCCTGAACCTGGGCGGCAACCTTTTCGACAGCGCGATCATGAAGACCTCCGCCATCAGCGAGGAATTCCGGAAACGCTACCTTGAGAACCCCGACGATCCGATGGCCTTTGAATGTACCGCGGCGGTGTATGACGGCCCAGAGGACTTCCACGCCCGCATTGACGACCCCGCAGGCGATCTAAAGGCGGACACGGTCCTTGTCATGCGCGGGGCCGGTCCTTTGGGCTATCCCGGCGGCGCCGAGGTGGTGAACATGCGGCCGCCATCCTACCTCATCAAGCAGGGCATCCGCGCCCTGCCCTGCATCGGCGACGGACGGCAATCCGGCACGTCAGGCTCCGCATCGATCCTGAACGCAGCCCCTGAGGCGGCCGCTGGTGGAGGGCTCGCACTTCTCAGGACCGGCGACCGCGTGCGGGTGGACCTCAACACCCGGCGGGTCGACATGCTCGTGCCCGCCGAAGAAATCGACCGGCGCCGTGCCGAGCTGGACGCACAGGGCGGCTATCCAAGCCCCGAAAGCCAATCGCCGTGGCAGGATATCTTCCGCGAAAAGGTCCAGTCCTTCGAACGTGGTGCCACCCTCGAGGGGGCAACGAAACATATCGACATCGCAGCGAAGCACGCGCTGCGCAACAACCACTGA